A genome region from Primulina eburnea isolate SZY01 chromosome 9, ASM2296580v1, whole genome shotgun sequence includes the following:
- the LOC140840740 gene encoding uncharacterized protein, with protein MTSLASSVGKLSSKGVDMAPTRRANQDTSRVQEENNTRLSGAGGPPPNGPQPTIHLTPEELQKIIADAVKMATTKKATSRHDSHTEQQREQPLEEERREEERESSAGSKSPTVAEELEELRKKVKVLEGQVGSKGNVPVVKGCPFSDIIVREPLPGHFKSAKIKDYDGSSDPEEHLARFENMAMLHCYEDQIKCKVFLTTLVDSAQRWFEGLASQSIRCFEDFQKVFLHQFSSSKKYKKTAFSLFEVKQRQDETLRAYLKRFNREALDVPTCAPETKTTTFMQGLWEGDFFRSLTKKLPGNFEDLLSRAEKYINMEEAQNQKREALKRARGDRAIKTEDRAPKKNGSGHFSHVPLKVSRDREIQECRSDEAPPPNSVARTPRPEQKGYCTLHKDCAHNTNECRVLGRNSKKHPMSAPHPPRDKSRQPPWLSRRPISSMPPKTMSTPSGRWGGDVSTREERIKPAERKDPSPSRGIIKIISGGYTDGDSNRARKARIRRECLVVDGRRRDEPVISFGPEDLRGVSLPHNDALVIQARVANYDVLRVFVDNGSSVNVIFKEALVQMDLHEYQLEAVETALFGFAGHAVYPEGEIALPLTLGMGDLRKTVMTTFTVVDAPSSYNVILGRPAMNEMKAVASTYHQNIKFPVQGQVGEVKGDQPSSRRCYGETVRVDQKKAKREGKEKEHQEETHEREVHFVAEEEQEVVEIEPGKNVRVARDICATTRVNLLQYKKTNVDVFAWSQQELSGISPRVVDHKLNILPGSRPVKQKKRHFGPEKDKVIEKQVEELLKAGHIREVHFPSLLSNVVLVSKSTGKWRMCVDFRDLNKACPKDCYPLPWIDQLVDSTSGCELLSFLDAYQGYHQIPLALEDQDKASFITFGGTFCYVVMPFGLKNVGATYQRLMNLVFQKQIGRIAALSRFISRSAHRSYPFFQVLRKAQKFGWDDNCEQAFQDLKKHLAEMPVLAKPEPVQKLWIYLSATEIAVSSVLIKEEGTDQNPIYYVSHALRGAELRYSELEKIALALVMTARNLRPYFLSHPIVVLTNSPLGRIMTHAEVSGRMITWTVELREYDIEYKPRAVIKAQALSDFLTEMIQPGKEEVWRVFVDGASNISGCGVGIVLVSPLEEKVKLALKIDSRVTNNEAEYEAVLAGLRAAREVGASRVIIYSDSQLVTQKIKGAYEVKNEKMLKYLKFIISQASSFIDWSIEQIPREENTEADVLAKLAASLIEISTREVLCFTRLVSSLEEETPQSPANSWMAPLMEYIEHKNSQRIESRLQRSGNKCPAEDGVEYVLREIHEGCCGEHLGTTALYRKAILAGFWWPQMTQDAARIVQKCQGCQHHSNFHHRPATSMQPVFASCPFDQWGLEIVGPFPIARAQKKFLLVAVDYFSKWVEAEPLARITEDEVMKFLWKSIVCRYGIPRKLISDNGRQFQGKKITSWCQEMKITQSFTSVAYPQANGQTKVTNRIIVQALKARLHGKRKDWVEELPSVLWAYRTTPRSPTQETPYSLVYDSEAVLPVEIGLPSARVESYSDNNDQTRAIELDLIEEKRDRAALRMEAYRSRVMKFYNKHVRARDFPVEDLVMKKVKPVGDVGKLEAKW; from the exons ATGACATCATTGGCGTCGTCTGTGGGAAAACTGAGTTCTAaaggcgttgatatggctccTACTAGAAGAGCTAACCAAGACACCTCTCGAGTCCAAGAGGAAAACAATACCCGTCTTTCTGGTGCGGGTGGTCCTCCTCCTAATGGTCCTCAGCCCACCATCCATCTAACTCCTGAAGAGTTACAGAAGATTATAGCTGATGCGGTTAAGATGGCTACAACGAAGAAAGCCACCTCTCGCCATGATAGTCATACTGAGCAACAGCGTGAACAACCattagaagaagaaagaagGGAAGAAGAAAGGGAGTCAAGCGCGGGTTCTAAGTCTCCCACTGTTGCGGAAGAATTGGAAGAGTTAAGAAAAAAGGTGAAAGTGCTAGAAGGGCAGGTTGGTTCTAAAGGCAATGTTCCTGTCGTTAAGGGTTGCCCGTTCTCTGACATCATTGTTCGGGAACCACTTCCCGGGCATTTTAAATCAGCCAaaatcaaagattatgatgggaGTTCTGACCCTGAGGAGCACCTCGCTCGTTTCGAGAATATGGCCATGTTACATTGTTATGAGGACCAAATTAAATGTAAGGTGTTCCTCACCACCCTTGTAGATTCTGCACAGAGATGGTTTGAAGGGTTGGCATCACAAAGCATCCGTTGTTTCGAGGACTTTCAAAAGGTATTCTTGCATCAATTTAGCAGCAGCAAGAAGTACAAGAAAACCGCTTTCAGTTTATTTGAGGTAAAACAGAGGCAAGATGAGACCCTTAGAGCTTATCTCAAAAGGTTCAACCGGGAGGCCCTGGATGTACCAACCTGTGCACCCGAGACAAAGACCACAACATTTATGCAAGGGCTATGGGAGGGGGATTTTTTCCGGTCCTTAACCAAAAAATTGCCCGGGAATTTCGAGGATCTCTTATCCCGAGCGGAGAAATACATTAATATGGAAGAAGCACAAAACCAGAAGAGAGAGGCCTTGAAAAGAGCAAGAGGAGATCGGGCTATCAAAACCGAAGATAGAGCCCCCAAGAAGAACGGCTCGGGACACTTCTCCCATGTACCTTTGAAAGTTTCCCGAGACAGAGAGATTCAAGAATGCAGATCAGATGAAGCCCCTCCTCCCAATTCTGTGGCAAGAACCCCCAGGCCAGAACAGAAGGGGTATTGTACCCTCCATAAAGATTGTGCCCACAATACCAATGAATGCCGGGTCCTGGGGAGGAATTCCAAAAAGCATCCTATGTCAGCGCCTCACCCTCCGCGAGATAAGTCTAGACAGCCACCCTGGTTGTCTAGACGTCCAATATCGAGTATGCCCCCAAAGACGATGAGCACCCCAAGTGGGAGGTGGGGAGGAGACGTGAGTACCCGGGAGGAAAGAATCAAACCAGCAGAAAGGAAAGATCCCTCCCCAAGTCGAGGGATAATCAAAATAATTTCAGGAGGATATACCGATGGTGACTCTAATCGGGCTAGGAAGGCGAGGATTAGGAGGGAATGTTTAGTGGTTGATGGAAGGAGGAGAGACGAGCCGGTTATAAGCTTTGGACCAGAAGATCTCCGAGGGGTGAGCCTGCCTCACAATGACGCTCTTGTCATTCAAGCCCGAGTGGCCAATTACGACGTATTGAGGGTTTTTGTAGACAATGGGAGCTCCGTTAATGTTATTTTCAAAGAGGCCCTAGTTCAAATGGATTTACATGAATACCAGCTGGAAGCCGTTGAAACCGCCCTATTCGGGTTTGCCGGCCACGCCGTATATCCAGAGGGAGAAATTGCTCTACCCTTGACCCTGGGCATGGGAGACTTGAGGAAGACTGTGATGACTACGTTCACAGTAGTGGATGCCCCGTCTTCGTACAATGTCATACTGGGAAGGCCGGCCATGAATGAAATGAAGGCTGTGGCCTCAACTTATCATCAGAATATCAAATTCCCAGTGCAGGGACAGGTTGGAGAAGTTAAAGGCGATCAGCCCTCTTCTCGAAGATGTTATGGGGAAACAGTCCGGGTTGACCAAAAGAAGGCAAAGAGGGAAGGAAAGGAGAAAGAGCACCAGGAGGAGACCCATGAAAGAGAAGTGCACTTTGTGGCGGAAGAAGAACAAGAAGTGGTGGAAATTGAGCCAGGGAAGAACGTCCGGGTGGCCCGAGACATCTGCGCAACCACCCGGGTAAACCTCTTGCAATATAAGAAAACTAACGTTGATGTCTTTGCTTGGTCTCAACAGGAATTGTCCGGGATCTCGCCCCGAGTGGTCGATCATAAATTAAACATCCTCCCGGGATCCCGGCCAGTAAAGCAGAAAAAGCGACATTTTGGCCCTGAAAAAGATAAAGTAATTGAAAAGCAAGTGGAAGAATTGCTAAAGGCCGGGCACATTAGGGAAGTCCATTTCCCTTCGTTGTTGTCTAACGTGGTTCTTGTCTCAAAATCTACTGGGAAATGGAGGATGTGCGTTGATTTCAGAGACTTGAATAAAGCTTGCCCAAAAGATTGCTATCCACTCCCCTGGATCGATCAGCTGGTCGATTCCACTTCTGGATGTGAACTGTTAAGCTTTCTGGATGCATATCAAGGATATCATCAGATCCCTTTAGCTttggaagatcaagataaagctAGTTTCATTACCTTCGGGGGTACCTTTTGCTATGTTGTGATGCCTTTTGGATTAAAGAATGTAGGGGCTACGTACCAACGATTGATGAATCTTGTTTTTCAGAAACAGATAG GGAGAATTGCGGCCCTGTCACGCTTCATTTCCCGATCTGCACACCGTAGTTACCCTTTCTTTCAAGTTCTGAGGAAAGCGCAGAAATTCGGTTGGGATGACAATTGCGAGCAAGCCTTTCAAGATTTGAAAAAACATCTGGCTGAAATGCCCGTATTGGCAAAGCCTGAGCCCGTACAAAAATTGTGGATCTATCTCTCGGCCACTGAAATTGCTGTTAGCTCCGTACTCATCAAAGAGGAAGGGACCGATCAGAATCCTATCTATTATGTCAGTCACGCCCTCCGAGGAGCAGAGTTGAGATACAGTGAATTAGAGAAGATCGCATTGGCTTTAGTAATGACCGCTCGAAATTTAAGGCCGTATTTTCTCTCGCATCCCATTGTGGTCCTCACTAATTCTCCCCTCGGGAGAATCATGACTCACGCAGAGGTCTCGGGGAGAATGATCACATGGACTGTGGAACTCAGGGAGTATGATATTGAATACAAACCCCGGGCTGTAATAAAAGCACAGGCATTATCAGATTTCTTAACAGAGATGATTCAGCCCGGAAAGGAAGAGGTATGGAGGGTGTTTGTTGATGGCGCCTCAAACATATCAGGGTGTGGAGTGGGGATTGTCTTGGTCTCCCCACTAGAAGAGAAAGTCAAGCTGGCTCTGAAGATTGACTCTAGGGTCACGAATAACGAAGCGGAATACGAAGCTGTTTTGGCGGGGTTGCGTGCTGCCCGAGAAGTTGGGGCCTCCCGAGTCATTATCTATTCCGACTCTCAGCTGGTTACCCAAAAAATTAAAGGAGCTTACGAGGTCAAGAATGAAAAGATGCTCAAGTACTTAAAGTTTATTATTTCTCAAGCTTCATCCTTTATAGACTGGAGTATCGAACAAATTCCCCGAGAAGAAAATACCGAGGCCGACGTGTTAGCCAAACTAGCTGCTTCCTTGATAGAAATAAGCACTCGGGAGGTTCTTTGTTTTACTCGGCTAGTATCATCCCTTGAAGAAGAAACACCCCAGTCTCCAGCGAACTCATGGATGGCCCCTCTCATGGAATACATAGAGCATAAAAACTCCCAGAGGATCGAGTCCAGGCTGCAAAGATCAGGAAACAAGTGCCCAG CAGAAGACGGGGTGGAGTATGTCCTTCGAGAAATACATGAAGGATGCTGCGGTGAACACCTCGGCACGACAGCTCTATATCGCAAAGCCATATTGGCCGGATTCTGGTGGCCTCAGATGACCCAAGATGCCGCCCGTATTGTTCAAAAATGTCAGGGTTGTCAGCATCACTCTAATTTCCACCACCGCCCAGCTACAAGCATGCAACCGGTCTTCGCATCGTGCCCCTTTGATCAATGGGGTTTGGAAATTGTGGGCCCTTTCCCTATAGCCCGAGCACAGAAGAAATTCCTCCTCGTAGCAGTAGATTATTTCTCCAAGTGGGTTGAGGCTGAGCCCTTAGCCAGGATTACCGAAGACGAGGTTATGAAGTTCTTATGGAAAAGTATTGTCTGCAGATATGGAATCCCGAGAAAGTTGATTTCGGACAATGGAAGGCAGTTCCAAGGAAAGAAGATCACCTCTTGGTGCCAAGAAATGAAGATAACACAGTCCTTCACTTCGGTAGCATATCCCCAGGCTAATGGTCAAACCAAAGTAACGAACAGAATCATTGTGCAGGCATTAAAAGCCCGACTCCATGGGAAAAGAAAAGATTGGGTGGAAGAATTACCCAGTGTGCTATGGGCATATCGGACCACACCACGATCACCCACTCAGGAAACGCCTTACAGCCTTGTCTATGACTCAGAAGCAGTCCTCCCCGTGGAAATTGGGTTGCCTTCCGCCCGAGTAGAATCTTATTCGGACAACAATGATCAAACCCGGGCCATTGAACTTGATCTGATTGAAGAGAAGAGAGATCGGGCAGCTCTTCGGATGGAAGCTTATCGCAGCCGGGTAATGAAATTCTACAACAAGCATGTTCGAGCAAGAGATTTTCCAGTAGAAGACCTCGTCATGAAAAAAGTCAAACCAGTGGGTGATGTAGGGAAGCTAGAAGCCAAATGGTAA